The following are encoded in a window of Variovorax paradoxus genomic DNA:
- a CDS encoding carbon-nitrogen hydrolase family protein, with protein MPTTVHPKLRVAAVQAAPVFLDLDATIDKTIDLMAQAAQQGVQLIAFPETWVPGYPWWTWLDSPAWGMQFVQRYHDNSLVIGSPEFERLQAAARRHKIWLSLGYSEKAAGSLYIAQALIDDQGRTVQTRRKLKPTHVERTVFGEGDGADLHVVETPLGNIGSLCCWEHLQPLSKYAMYAQNEQIHCGAWPSFSLYRGAAYALGHEVNNAASQVYAVEGGCFVIAPCATVSKAMSELMCTDDGKRQMLGVGGGHARIYGPDGSPLGTPLAEDAEGLVIADIDLGMIALAKAAADPSGHYSRPDVTQLLLNKTRRTPVVVQLTPEPEGSAAEPVAAAVQA; from the coding sequence ATGCCGACCACCGTCCACCCCAAGCTGCGCGTCGCCGCCGTGCAGGCCGCGCCTGTGTTCCTCGACCTCGACGCCACCATCGACAAGACCATCGACCTGATGGCGCAGGCCGCGCAACAGGGCGTGCAGCTCATCGCCTTTCCCGAGACCTGGGTGCCCGGCTACCCGTGGTGGACGTGGCTCGATTCACCGGCCTGGGGCATGCAGTTCGTGCAGCGCTACCACGACAACTCGCTGGTCATCGGCTCGCCCGAGTTCGAGCGCCTGCAGGCCGCGGCACGCCGGCACAAGATCTGGCTCTCGCTCGGCTACAGCGAGAAAGCGGCGGGCAGCCTGTACATCGCGCAGGCGCTGATCGACGACCAGGGCCGCACCGTGCAGACGCGCCGCAAGCTCAAGCCCACGCACGTGGAACGCACCGTGTTCGGTGAAGGCGACGGCGCCGACCTGCACGTGGTTGAAACGCCATTGGGCAACATCGGCTCCCTGTGCTGCTGGGAACACCTGCAGCCGCTGAGCAAGTACGCGATGTATGCGCAGAACGAGCAGATCCACTGCGGTGCGTGGCCAAGCTTTTCGCTCTACCGCGGCGCGGCCTATGCGCTGGGCCATGAGGTCAACAACGCCGCGAGCCAGGTGTATGCGGTCGAGGGCGGCTGCTTCGTCATCGCGCCCTGCGCCACGGTGTCGAAGGCCATGAGCGAGCTGATGTGCACCGACGACGGCAAGCGACAGATGCTGGGCGTCGGCGGCGGGCATGCGCGCATCTACGGCCCGGACGGTTCGCCGCTGGGCACACCGCTGGCCGAGGACGCCGAAGGCCTGGTGATCGCCGACATCGACCTCGGCATGATCGCGCTCGCCAAGGCGGCGGCCGACCCGAGCGGCCATTACTCGCGGCCCGACGTCACGCAGCTGCTGCTGAACAAGACGCGCCGCACACCCGTGGTGGTGCAGCTCACGCCGGAGCCCGAGGGCAGCGCGGCCGAGCCGGTGGCTGCGGCCGTGCAGGCCTAG
- a CDS encoding malonate--CoA ligase has product MKTKSSPNANLFAALRAAFPADPDAIAVETDNGLHYSWRDLDRASAMIANLLDGLKLEKGARVAVQVEKSVEAMLLYLATLRAGYVFLPLNTAYQSAEIEYFIGNAEPAVVVCTGRNAAWVRPIAEAAGTRHVFTLDDDRTGTLLDAAARCSDRHTVAFKKPDDLAAILYTSGTTGRSKGAMLTHRNLLSNAEVLKTYWGWKKGDVLIHALPIFHVHGLFVALHGALLNGSKIIWFSKFDPKRIVAKLPEATVFMGVPTLYVRLLAEPGLTREAVRTMRLFVAGSAPLLIETFDEWRERTGHTILERYGMSETAMLTSNPYDPKKGERRGGTVGFALPGVQLRVRDDEGKDLPVDEIGGIQVKGPNVFAGYWRMPEKTKEEFTADGFFKTGDVGKIDARGYITIVGRSKDLIISGGYNVYPAEIEGYINEMAGVAESAVIGVPHPDFGEVGVAIVIPKVGAAIDADAIVAELKAKLANFKIPKRCFVVPELPRNTMGKVQKALLRAEHKELFAG; this is encoded by the coding sequence ATGAAGACGAAGTCCTCCCCCAACGCCAACCTGTTCGCCGCCTTGCGCGCGGCCTTTCCCGCCGACCCCGACGCCATCGCGGTCGAAACCGACAACGGATTGCACTATTCGTGGCGCGACCTCGACCGCGCCAGCGCGATGATCGCCAACCTGCTCGACGGCCTGAAGCTCGAGAAGGGCGCGCGCGTTGCCGTGCAGGTCGAGAAATCGGTCGAAGCCATGCTCCTGTACCTCGCGACCCTGCGCGCGGGCTACGTGTTTCTGCCGCTCAACACGGCCTACCAGAGCGCCGAGATCGAGTACTTCATCGGCAACGCTGAACCCGCCGTGGTCGTGTGCACCGGCCGCAACGCGGCCTGGGTGCGACCGATTGCCGAAGCGGCCGGCACGCGCCATGTGTTCACGCTGGACGACGACCGCACCGGCACGCTGCTCGACGCCGCGGCGCGCTGCAGCGACCGCCATACCGTTGCCTTCAAGAAGCCCGACGACCTCGCCGCGATCCTGTACACCAGCGGCACCACGGGCCGCAGCAAGGGCGCGATGCTCACGCACCGCAACCTGCTGTCGAACGCCGAAGTGCTCAAGACCTACTGGGGCTGGAAGAAGGGCGACGTGCTCATCCACGCGCTGCCGATCTTCCACGTGCACGGCCTGTTCGTGGCGCTGCACGGCGCGCTCCTCAACGGCAGCAAGATCATCTGGTTCTCGAAGTTCGACCCGAAGCGCATCGTCGCCAAGCTGCCCGAGGCCACCGTGTTCATGGGCGTGCCCACGCTCTACGTGCGCCTGCTGGCCGAGCCGGGCCTCACGCGCGAGGCGGTGCGCACCATGCGCCTCTTCGTCGCGGGCTCGGCGCCGCTGCTCATCGAGACCTTCGACGAGTGGCGCGAGCGCACCGGTCACACGATCCTCGAGCGCTACGGCATGAGCGAGACCGCCATGCTCACGTCGAACCCGTACGACCCGAAGAAGGGCGAGCGCCGCGGCGGCACCGTGGGCTTCGCGCTGCCCGGCGTGCAGCTGCGCGTGCGCGACGACGAGGGCAAGGACCTGCCGGTCGACGAGATCGGCGGCATCCAGGTGAAGGGCCCCAACGTGTTCGCCGGCTACTGGCGCATGCCCGAGAAGACGAAGGAAGAGTTCACCGCCGACGGCTTCTTCAAGACCGGCGACGTGGGCAAGATCGATGCGCGCGGCTACATCACCATCGTCGGGCGCAGCAAAGATTTGATCATCAGCGGCGGCTACAACGTCTACCCGGCCGAGATCGAGGGCTACATCAACGAGATGGCCGGCGTGGCCGAAAGCGCCGTCATCGGCGTGCCGCACCCCGACTTCGGCGAAGTGGGCGTGGCCATCGTGATCCCCAAGGTCGGCGCCGCGATCGATGCCGATGCCATCGTGGCCGAACTCAAGGCCAAGCTCGCGAACTTCAAGATCCCGAAGCGCTGCTTCGTCGTTCCCGAATTGCCGCGCAACACGATGGGGAAGGTGCAGAAGGCGCTGCTGCGCGCCGAGCACAAGGAACTGTTCGCCGGCTAG
- a CDS encoding enoyl-CoA hydratase/isomerase family protein, with protein sequence MTDRQVSLRREGAVAVVTLSNPGRLNAMTRAMWRELRAVFDGLRADDTALRCVVVRGEGGAFCAGGDISEYPSFRFDEASLREFHENEVWAALQAMLDCPLPLVAQIEGACMGAGVEIASCCDIRLAGASSKFGAPIAKLGFPMAPREAALVHGAIGDVLARDMLLAAGVHGAQRLYDAGFLLHVLPDAEVPAAAQAHAARIAALSPQAARLHKATFTALKRGGAAAQQLLATAYDYADTAEHREGIDAFLAKRPPNFRSS encoded by the coding sequence ATGACCGATCGGCAGGTCTCGCTGCGCCGCGAAGGCGCCGTGGCGGTCGTCACGCTGTCGAACCCGGGGCGCCTCAATGCGATGACGCGCGCCATGTGGCGCGAGTTGCGCGCGGTGTTCGATGGTCTGCGTGCCGACGACACCGCGCTGCGCTGCGTCGTCGTGCGCGGGGAGGGCGGTGCCTTCTGCGCGGGCGGCGACATCTCCGAGTACCCGTCGTTCCGCTTCGACGAGGCGAGCCTGCGCGAATTCCACGAGAACGAAGTCTGGGCCGCGCTGCAGGCGATGCTCGACTGCCCGCTGCCGCTGGTGGCCCAGATCGAAGGCGCCTGCATGGGCGCCGGCGTCGAAATTGCCAGCTGCTGCGACATCCGCCTGGCCGGTGCGTCGTCGAAGTTCGGCGCACCGATCGCGAAGCTGGGCTTTCCGATGGCGCCGCGCGAAGCCGCATTGGTGCATGGCGCCATCGGCGACGTGCTGGCACGCGACATGCTGCTGGCCGCCGGCGTGCACGGCGCGCAGCGGCTGTACGACGCCGGCTTTCTGTTGCACGTGCTGCCCGACGCCGAAGTGCCGGCCGCCGCGCAGGCGCATGCGGCGCGCATTGCCGCGCTCTCGCCCCAGGCCGCGCGCCTGCACAAGGCCACCTTCACCGCACTGAAGCGCGGTGGCGCGGCGGCACAGCAGCTGCTGGCCACCGCGTACGACTACGCCGACACCGCCGAGCACCGCGAAGGCATCGATGCCTTCCTGGCCAAGCGCCCTCCGAATTTCCGCTCTTCCTGA
- a CDS encoding Bug family tripartite tricarboxylate transporter substrate binding protein, with protein sequence MTQQSFQRRDVLRVAAAAGAVALCGGARAQGWPTKPVTMVVPFPAGGGTDAFARPLSAQFSRAAGQTLVIDNRGGAGGTVGASIAAKLPADGYSLFMGAVHHAIAPSIYPKLDYDLEKDFVPLMLLANVPQVVVVNPKRVQAATIQELIATVKRNPGKLNYGSAGSGTSHHLAGELFKLQTGTFITHIPYRGAGPALSDLIAGNVDLMFDGLGSSAQHIKGGRIKALMVAGAKRNPAFPDVPCAAEVGLPDYTVTTWYGLWAPKGTPAEAQTQIIETMKKALGTDELKAIWAQNGSEIPNVTNAAYGRFVNAEIKRWATVVKASGAKLE encoded by the coding sequence ATGACGCAACAGAGTTTTCAACGACGCGATGTGCTGCGCGTCGCCGCCGCTGCCGGGGCCGTGGCCCTTTGCGGTGGTGCGCGCGCCCAAGGCTGGCCGACCAAGCCGGTGACCATGGTGGTGCCGTTCCCGGCCGGCGGAGGCACCGACGCCTTCGCCCGCCCGCTGTCGGCCCAGTTCTCACGCGCGGCAGGCCAGACGCTGGTCATCGACAACCGCGGCGGCGCTGGCGGCACCGTGGGCGCGAGCATCGCGGCCAAGCTGCCGGCCGACGGCTACTCGCTCTTCATGGGCGCGGTGCACCACGCGATCGCACCGTCGATCTACCCCAAGCTCGACTACGACCTCGAGAAAGACTTCGTGCCCCTGATGCTGCTGGCCAACGTGCCGCAGGTCGTGGTGGTCAACCCGAAGCGGGTGCAGGCCGCGACCATCCAGGAGCTGATCGCCACGGTCAAGCGCAACCCCGGCAAGCTCAACTACGGTTCGGCCGGCTCGGGCACTTCGCACCACCTCGCGGGCGAGCTGTTCAAGCTGCAGACCGGCACTTTCATCACCCACATTCCGTACCGCGGCGCAGGCCCGGCGCTGTCCGACCTGATCGCCGGCAACGTCGACCTGATGTTCGATGGCCTGGGTTCTTCGGCACAGCACATCAAGGGCGGGCGCATCAAGGCGCTCATGGTCGCCGGTGCCAAGCGCAACCCCGCATTCCCCGACGTGCCCTGCGCCGCCGAAGTGGGCCTGCCCGACTACACCGTCACCACCTGGTACGGCCTGTGGGCGCCCAAGGGCACGCCGGCCGAAGCGCAGACGCAGATCATCGAGACGATGAAGAAGGCGCTCGGCACCGACGAGCTCAAAGCCATCTGGGCCCAGAACGGCTCCGAGATTCCGAACGTCACGAACGCCGCGTACGGCCGCTTCGTCAACGCCGAGATCAAGCGATGGGCGACCGTCGTGAAAGCCTCGGGCGCCAAGCTCGAATGA
- a CDS encoding malonyl-CoA decarboxylase, which yields MSATEWFQARLRMGESSKVPVASNGATKSPARHTPKPSARTTAERLLATLRKADEALSPRTLRRVLAELQAVIDPRVSEVEGGRRAHAIAQAYAGASPEERRDYWALMSEHFAADAGKLKSARDQHQGAVGTPDEGQAELRLRRALVSPRMRLLQRFAVEPGGMRFLVDLRADLLPCLKSDKRLLALEAELEHLFSTWFDVAFLELRRIDWNSPASLIEKLIRYEAVHDIKSWSDVKNRLDDSDRRCYGFFHPRLPNEPLIFVEVALVDRISEGIMPLLDEAAVPVQPAKATTAIFYSISNTQTGLRGVSFGDSLIKRVVETLQDELPRLKTFATLSPIPGLRTWLAKNAAELLPRLDEKREAELGRLVGSVPPTAERLLAAVDAATELDAKSPLRQWLLQAAAEYLGRTLVDGTPADPVARFHLGNGARVERLNWAGDPSAKGLKQSYGLMVNYLYDLKRLDRHRTWLAEGKIAVSGDIESLFLKKG from the coding sequence ATGAGTGCGACCGAGTGGTTCCAGGCGCGCCTGCGCATGGGCGAATCGTCCAAGGTTCCCGTGGCGAGCAATGGCGCCACGAAGAGCCCGGCCCGCCACACGCCCAAGCCCAGCGCCCGCACCACCGCCGAGCGGCTGCTGGCCACGCTGCGCAAGGCCGACGAGGCGCTGTCGCCGCGCACCCTGCGCCGCGTGCTGGCCGAACTGCAGGCCGTGATCGATCCGCGTGTGAGCGAGGTCGAGGGCGGCCGCCGCGCCCATGCCATCGCGCAGGCCTACGCCGGCGCCTCGCCCGAAGAGCGCCGCGACTACTGGGCGCTCATGAGCGAGCATTTCGCCGCCGACGCGGGCAAGCTCAAGAGCGCGCGCGACCAGCACCAGGGCGCCGTCGGCACGCCCGACGAAGGGCAGGCCGAGCTGCGTCTGCGCCGCGCGCTGGTGTCGCCGCGCATGCGGCTGTTGCAGCGCTTTGCGGTCGAACCCGGCGGCATGCGCTTTCTGGTCGACCTGCGCGCCGACCTGCTGCCGTGCCTGAAGTCCGACAAGCGCCTGCTCGCGCTCGAGGCCGAGCTGGAGCATCTGTTTTCGACCTGGTTCGACGTGGCGTTCCTCGAGTTGCGCCGCATCGACTGGAACTCGCCGGCCTCGCTGATCGAGAAGCTCATCCGCTACGAAGCGGTGCACGACATCAAGAGCTGGTCCGATGTGAAGAACCGGCTCGACGACAGCGATCGCCGTTGCTACGGCTTTTTCCATCCGCGCCTGCCGAACGAGCCGCTCATCTTTGTCGAGGTGGCGCTGGTCGACCGCATCAGCGAAGGCATCATGCCGCTGCTCGACGAGGCCGCCGTGCCGGTGCAGCCGGCCAAAGCGACCACCGCGATCTTCTATTCGATCAGCAACACCCAGACCGGCTTGCGTGGCGTGAGCTTCGGCGACTCGCTCATCAAGCGCGTGGTCGAAACCCTGCAGGACGAACTTCCGCGCCTGAAGACCTTCGCCACGCTGTCGCCCATTCCGGGCCTGCGCACGTGGCTCGCCAAGAACGCCGCCGAGCTGCTGCCGCGCCTGGACGAAAAGCGCGAAGCCGAACTCGGCCGCCTCGTCGGCTCGGTGCCACCGACGGCCGAGCGCCTGCTCGCTGCAGTCGATGCGGCGACGGAACTCGACGCCAAGTCGCCGCTGCGCCAGTGGCTGCTGCAGGCCGCCGCCGAGTACCTGGGCCGCACGCTGGTCGACGGCACGCCGGCCGATCCGGTGGCGCGCTTCCACCTGGGCAACGGCGCACGCGTCGAACGGCTCAACTGGGCCGGCGACCCGTCGGCCAAGGGGCTCAAGCAGTCGTACGGTCTCATGGTCAATTACCTGTACGACCTCAAGCGCCTGGACCGCCATCGCACCTGGCTGGCCGAAGGCAAGATCGCAGTTTCGGGAGACATCGAAAGCCTGTTCCTCAAAAAAGGCTGA
- a CDS encoding GntR family transcriptional regulator translates to MRLVPNSLHDEVAATLREQIFDGTLAPGSFVDEAALCERLSISRTPLREALKVLTAEGLLRHEPRRGCFVNEVTERDLDEIFPVIALLEGRCAYEAARNASDAELNELDALHERLVRHAKARRINDYYATNHIIHEAIIKLADNKWLAQVIGDLRKILKLARLQQLHAPGRLDQSLSEHLAVFAALKARDSEGADAAMRTHMTRQREALREVMQQQKSRVMP, encoded by the coding sequence ATGCGCCTGGTCCCCAATTCCCTCCACGACGAAGTCGCCGCCACGCTGCGCGAGCAGATCTTCGACGGCACGCTGGCGCCCGGCAGCTTCGTGGACGAGGCGGCCCTGTGCGAGCGGCTGTCGATCTCGCGCACGCCGCTGCGCGAGGCGCTGAAGGTGCTCACGGCCGAAGGCCTGCTGCGCCACGAGCCGCGCCGCGGCTGCTTCGTGAACGAGGTGACCGAGCGCGACCTGGACGAGATTTTTCCGGTCATTGCGCTACTCGAAGGCCGCTGCGCCTACGAGGCCGCGCGCAACGCCAGCGACGCCGAACTGAACGAGCTCGACGCATTGCATGAGCGCTTGGTGCGCCATGCCAAGGCCCGGCGCATCAACGACTACTACGCCACCAACCACATCATTCACGAGGCGATCATCAAGCTCGCCGACAACAAGTGGCTGGCCCAGGTGATCGGCGACCTGCGCAAAATATTGAAGCTCGCGCGGCTGCAGCAGCTGCACGCGCCGGGGCGGCTCGACCAGAGCCTGTCGGAGCACCTGGCCGTGTTCGCCGCGCTCAAGGCGCGCGACAGCGAAGGCGCCGATGCCGCCATGCGCACCCACATGACGCGCCAGCGCGAAGCATTGCGCGAAGTCATGCAACAGCAGAAATCCCGGGTGATGCCGTGA